One genomic window of Brienomyrus brachyistius isolate T26 chromosome 16, BBRACH_0.4, whole genome shotgun sequence includes the following:
- the LOC125709750 gene encoding interleukin-18 receptor accessory protein-like, which produces MLNMCCGLTLAVVIFGLLQTQGVSSGSVPYGYKALAGELFLLQCASPRQPYLFNQSERIENSVIWLKHKGHTNETIPGQDGTIAKQGNYLNFTIMEERHAGNYSCYNGSEMLSFILDVMPRNGTDCRVHGDSEVTLIVGRSGRIQCPCVHYYTEASKVDIRWYKKNKYLALANRKLHMEGTELLLYTVYVEDYAMFTCDVSHMDGMMWTVRRSVWVTVIQEERDIPPRILYPYENCTEDAELGKPKNLTCKVQLPFERTFRPVVRWFVSYGGHGREELLNSEIMRVQSSFGESTTTQMVHLHKVTEKELDATFTCFAQNSIGNVSTTMRLRRKLQVGELLLVIIGPVVALIFVTGVSVLVRAYWLEILLLYRMHLPFPDAIAAGKEYDAFVSYVSGSSPENEETDLTGELLGLHHFLQVLEQQWGYRLFLLERDLIPGGAYTEEVVKSIQRSRMIICLLSSLYLRSPCLFELETGLKTLKDDPHFRIVLVWSSRPPRKLPALLLPHIVRRALRVLPAIGYTNRDFSQSDSKFWKNLRIKMPRTRMCVSSSWEDV; this is translated from the exons ATGCTCAACATGTGCTGCGGACTGACTTTGGCTGTTGTGATTTTTGGATTGTTGCAGACCCAAG GTGTTTCTTCTGGCTCCGTGCCGTACGGGTACAAGGCTCTGGCTGGAGAGTTGTTCCTACTGCAGTGCGCTTCTCCGCGTCAGCCTTACCTATTCAATCAGTCTGAGAGGATTGAGAATAGTGTCATATGGTTAAAACACAAAGGACACACAAATGAAACCATTCCTGGGCAAGATGGCACCATTGCGAAACAAGGAAATTACCTGAACTTTACTATAATGGAAGAAAGACATGCTGGGAATTATTCTTGTTACAACGG GAGCGAGATGCTGTCTTTTATCCTGGATGTGATGCCAAGGAATGGGACAGATTGCAGGGTACATGGGGACAGTGAGGTCACACTTATAGTGGGACGTAGTGGCCGGATCCAGTGTCCATGTGTGCATTATTACACCGAAGCTTCCAAGGTGGACATAAGGTGGTACAAG aaaaacaaatatttaGCACTGGCAAACCGCAAGCTACACATGGAAGGTACTGAACTCCTTCTGTACACGGTGTATGTCGAAGACTATGCCATGTTTACCTGTGATGTCAGTCACATGGATGGGATGATGTGGACGGTTAGAAGATCGGTCTGGGTGACAGTGATCC AGGAGGAAAGAGACATCCCACCCAGAATCCTTTACCCATACGAGAACTGTACTGAAGATGCAGAGCTTG GGAAGCCTAAAAATCTGACTTGTAAGGTGCAGCTTCCATTTGAGAGAACGTTCCGGCCAGTGGTCAGGTGGTTTGTCAGTTATGGTGGTCATGGCAGGGAAGAACTGCTGAATTCAGAAATCAT GAGGGTGCAGTCGAGCTTTGGGGAGAGCACTACCACTCAGATGGTACACCTCCACAAGGTGACGGAGAAGGAACTAGATGCCACCTTCACATGCTTTGCTCAGAACTCCATAGGCAACGTGTCCACAACAATGAGGCTGAGGAGAAAGTTGCAAG TTGGAGAACTGCTGCTGGTTATCATTGGACCAGTTGTGGCCCTGATATTTGTGACTGGGGTCAGTGTCCTGGTTCGTGCTTATTGGTTGGAGATTCTCCTTCTATACCGAATGCATCTTCCATTTCCAGACGCTATTGCAG CCGGAAAGGAGTATGATGCCTTTGTGTCCTACGTCAGTGGCTCTTCCCCAGAGAACGAAGAAACCGACCTCACAGGAGAACTCCTAGGTCTTCACCACTTTCTCCAGGTTTTGGAGCAACAGTGGGGCTACAGACTTTTTCTGTTGGAGAGAGACCTGATCCCTGGGGGAG CTTACACCGAGGAGGTGGTGAAGTCCATCCAGAGGAGCAGGATGATCATCTGCCTGCTCAGCTCACTCTATCTCCGCAGCCCCTGTCTCTTTGAGCTGGAGACCGGCCTGAAGACACTGAAGGACGACCCTCACTTTAGGATCGTTCTGGTGTGGAGCAGCAGGCCTCCCCGTAAGCTTCCTGCCCTGCTGCTGCCACACATCGTCAGAAGGGCACTCCGCGTCCTCCCTGCCATCGGCTACACCAACAGAGACTTCAGCCAgtccgattccaagttctggaAAAATCTTAGGATAAAGATGCCACGGACCAGAATGTGTGTTTCCTCTTCCTGGGAGGATGTTTAA